A genomic window from Salvia hispanica cultivar TCC Black 2014 chromosome 5, UniMelb_Shisp_WGS_1.0, whole genome shotgun sequence includes:
- the LOC125188433 gene encoding pentatricopeptide repeat-containing protein At5g61990, mitochondrial isoform X1: MYTLMSCHRQIIKKTGLLSLSFQSHHYSHSSPQIEAAVAEICKTLKHNNWQFLLESSHFPRDLNPDVVHSVLQRSHFSLNPRRLLDFFHWSTHHLGTAQTLHSYSILALILCTSNLYAPAITLLSELAEAQVPVSDIIDSILKLCNESERFRSRGIVFELLIDVYRKKGMWNESGAVFLGIKGGGFSISLLCCNSLLKDLLRCGRTELFWKVYGGMLEMGIKLDVYTYVSVITAHCKVGNAREAKRVLKEMEENGCDPNVIAYNIVIKGLCRSGAIDDALQLKMAMVEKGLAPDQYTFSIFIDWFCQHKRASEAKLILQEMYETGINPDHIAYSAVINGFMKEGAVDEAFQIKDVMVSRGIKLNLLNYNAIIHGLCNKGNMERAESLVFEMIKLGINPEIQTYNYLIYGHSRVRNMEKVSEILAWMNERNLAPSIYTFNAIIDELSHTGNLEQAHLLLRNLTERGVTPNIVSYTTIIKGYMKEGKYEEGMRILDDMWEKGMVPDVFCYNSIIIGLSKSKRMSEAQTCLIAMQKKGVIPNAYTFGALISGYLEIGEMEIAKKYFVEMLDQGIVPDLHNYTALIDGLCRNGDIVHAFSIFNIMLERRLLPDTHIYSVLIMGLSKNGKLVEAMRIFSSFCDKGSVPDIYVYTSLISGFCKQGDMSKAFSLFNEMSQKGITPNIVTYNALMAGLLRSGDIERAKELFAGLSDKGLIPNKVTYATMIDGYCKSADLDEAFRLFKEMQLKAVPADGFVYNALLNGCCKNGDTQKALSLFNEMKERGIASVLTFNTMVDGYCKSGVLTKAFELIKDMIDKKIMPNNVTFTILISHCSKIGEMEKAEKLLSEMQKRNIVPTNLTYTSLLHGYSKVGDISKMLAIFEDLVAKGVEPDEVVYKLMFDAFYEGGNLDKALKDWNELLGNGVLKGKVSEILIGAWSGDEDISTVLALLAKMSEQGYKPSVTTCSILTYGLQRVGYKEELHNIIDAMVSYGWVPPSMSLVDLVNQYQREDIQSDHPLQGAPGVACQI, from the coding sequence ATGTATACACTCATGAGTTGTCACAGGCAAATTATCAAGAAAACTGGtctcctctccctctccttTCAATCCCACCACTATTCTCACAGCTCTCCACAGATTGAAGCCGCAGTTGCGGAAATCTGCAAGACATTGAAGCATAACAACTGGCAATTTCTGTTGGAATCGTCGCATTTTCCACGAGACTTGAATCCAGACGTGGTCCATTCGGTGCTGCAAAGAAGCCATTTTTCGCTTAATCCGCGGCGCCTTCTCGATTTCTTCCATTGGTCGACTCATCATCTGGGTACTGCTCAGACTCTCCATTCCTATTCGATTCTTGCATTGATTTTGTGCACTTCTAACCTTTATGCACCTGCCATAACTCTGCTCTCCGAATTGGCTGAGGCCCAGGTCCCTGTGTCCGATATTATCGACTCAATTCTTAAACTTTGCAATGAATCTGAGAGGTTTCGATCGAGGGGGATTGTGTTtgaattgttgattgatgTTTATAGGAAAAAGGGCATGTGGAATGAATCTGGTGCTGTGTTTTTGGGGATAAAGGGCGGTGGTTTTAGTATCAGTTTATTGTGTTGTAATTCTCTGTTGAAGGATTTGTTGAGGTGTGGGAGAACGGAGTTGTTTTGGAAGGTTTATGGGGGAATGTTGGAAATGGGAATCAAGTTAGATGTTTACACTTATGTGAGTGTTATCACTGCTCATTGTAAGGTTGGGAATGCAAGAGAAGCTAAAAGGGTTCTAAAAGAGATGGAGGAGAATGGGTGTGATCCCAACGTGATTGCTTATAACATCGTTATCAAAGGGCTATGCAGAAGTGGTGCCATTGATGATGCTCTGCAGCTGAAGATGGCAATGGTTGAGAAGGGGTTGGCTCCTGATCAATATACTTTCTCAATATTTATTGACTGGTTTTGCCAGCATAAGAGAGCTTCTGAGGCAAAGTTAATTTTGCAAGAGATGTATGAGACAGGCATAAACCCTGACCATATTGCATATTCTGCAGTGATTAATGGGTTCATGAAAGAGGGTGCTGTGGATGAGGCCTTTCAAATCAAGGATGTAATGGTTTCGCGAGGAATTAAGTTGAATTTGCTAAATTATAATGCTATAATACATGGTCTTTGCAACAAAGGTAACATGGAGAGGGCAGAAAGTCTAGTATTTGAGATGATTAAATTAGGAATAAACCCTGAAATCCAGACATACAATTACCTGATTTATGGGCATAGCCGAGTGCGTAATATGGAGAAGGTCTCGGAAATTCTGGCTTGGATGAATGAAAGAAACTTGGCACCTTCAATATACACCTTTAATGCTATAATAGATGAATTGAGTCACACGGGAAATCTCGAACAAGCTCATCTGTTATTGCGCAATCTAACTGAAAGAGGTGTCACACCTAATATTGTTAGCTACACTACCATTATAAAAGGTTACATGAAAGAAGGTAAATATGAAGAGGGTATGAGGATATTAGATGATATGTGGGAGAAAGGAATGGTTCCTGATGTTTTTTGCTATAACTCTATTATTATTGGTCTTAGCAAATCCAAAAGGATGAGTGAGGCACAAACTTGTCTCATTGCAATGCAGAAGAAGGGAGTGATACCAAATGCCTATACATTTGGGGCTTTAATTTCAGGATATTTGGAGATTGGTGAGATGGAGATTGCAAAGAAGTACTTTGTGGAAATGCTTGATCAAGGTATCGTTCCTGATCTTCATAATTATACAGCTTTGATTGATGGGCTTTGCAGAAATGGGGACATAGTGCATGCTTTTTCCATATTCAATATTATGCTAGAACGACGTCTACTTCCAGATACACACATTTACAGTGTGCTTATAATGGGCCTTTCAAAGAATGGGAAACTGGTAGAAGCAATGAGAATCTTCTCCAGCTTCTGTGATAAGGGGTCTGTCCCTGATATATATGTTTACACTTCGCTCATTTCTGGTTTTTGTAAGCAAGGTGATATGTCAAAGGCTTTCAGTCTTTTCAATGAGATGTCTCAAAAAGGTATCACTCCTAACATTGTCACTTATAATGCCTTGATGGCTGGGCTGCTTAGGTCAGGTGACATAGAGAGAGCCAAGGAGCTATTTGCCGGACTGTCTGATAAAGGTTTGATACCAAACAAGGTTACATATGCTACAATGATTGACGGGTACTGCAAGTCTGCAGATTTGGATGAAGCATTTCGTTTGTTTAAAGAAATGCAACTCAAGGCTGTTCCAGCTGATGGGTTTGTTTACAATGCTCTTCTCAATGGATGTTGCAAAAATGGTGATACACAGAAGGCTTTGTCtctatttaatgaaatgaaagagAGAGGTATAGCATCCGTACTTACATTCAACACAATGGTTGATGGATATTGTAAGTCAGGAGTTTTGACCAAAGCATTTGAGTTGATCAAAGATATGATTGATAAGAAAATTATGCCTAATAATGTGACCTTCACAATCTTAATCAGTCATTGCAGCAAGATAGGTGAGATGGAAAAAGCAGAGAAGCTTCTTTCAGAGATGCAGAAGAGGAATATAGTGCCAACAAATCTAACATACACTTCCCTTTTACATGGTTACAGCAAAGTAGGGGACATATCCAAGATGTTAGCCATATTTGAGGACTTGGTGGCAAAGGGTGTTGAGCCTGATGAAGTTGTGTACAAACTGATGTTTGATGCATTCTATGAAGGTGGGAATTTGGATAAAGCATTAAAAGACTGGAATGAACTTTTGGGCAATGGTGTATTAAAAGGAAAGGTTAGTGAAATACTGATAGGAGCATGGTCTGGAGATGAAGATATTTCGACTGTACTAGCATTACTTGCTAAAATGAGTGAGCAAGGGTATAAGCCTAGTGTTACTACATGCAGTATCTTGACCTATGGTTTGCAAAGAGTAGGATACAAAGAAGAACTACATAACATTATTGATGCTATGGTGAGCTACGGTTGGGTTCCTCCATCAATGAGTTTAGTTGACTTGGTCAACCAATACCAACGAGAAGATATCCAAAGTGATCATCCCCTGCAAGGAGCACCTGGAGTTGCTTGTCAGATTTAA
- the LOC125188433 gene encoding pentatricopeptide repeat-containing protein At5g61990, mitochondrial isoform X4 — MYTLMSCHRQIIKKTGLLSLSFQSHHYSHSSPQIEAAVAEICKTLKHNNWQFLLESSHFPRDLNPDVVHSVLQRSHFSLNPRRLLDFFHWSTHHLGTAQTLHSYSILALILCTSNLYAPAITLLSELAEAQVPVSDIIDSILKLCNESERFRSRGIVFELLIDVYRKKGMWNESGAVFLGIKGGGFSISLLCCNSLLKDLLRCGRTELFWKVYGGMLEMGIKLDVYTYVSVITAHCKVGNAREAKRVLKEMEENGCDPNVIAYNIVIKGLCRSGAIDDALQLKMAMVEKGLAPDQYTFSIFIDWFCQHKRASEAKLILQEMYETGINPDHIAYSAVINGFMKEGAVDEAFQIKDVMVSRGIKLNLLNYNAIIHGLCNKGNMERAESLVFEMIKLGINPEIQTYNYLIYGHSRVRNMEKVSEILAWMNERNLAPSIYTFNAIIDELSHTGNLEQAHLLLRNLTERGVTPNIVSYTTIIKGYMKEGKYEEGMRILDDMWEKGMVPDVFCYNSIIIGLSKSKRMSEAQTCLIAMQKKGVIPNAYTFGALISGYLEIGEMEIAKKYFVEMLDQGDIERAKELFAGLSDKGLIPNKVTYATMIDGYCKSADLDEAFRLFKEMQLKAVPADGFVYNALLNGCCKNGDTQKALSLFNEMKERGIASVLTFNTMVDGYCKSGVLTKAFELIKDMIDKKIMPNNVTFTILISHCSKIGEMEKAEKLLSEMQKRNIVPTNLTYTSLLHGYSKVGDISKMLAIFEDLVAKGVEPDEVVYKLMFDAFYEGGNLDKALKDWNELLGNGVLKGKVSEILIGAWSGDEDISTVLALLAKMSEQGYKPSVTTCSILTYGLQRVGYKEELHNIIDAMVSYGWVPPSMSLVDLVNQYQREDIQSDHPLQGAPGVACQI, encoded by the exons ATGTATACACTCATGAGTTGTCACAGGCAAATTATCAAGAAAACTGGtctcctctccctctccttTCAATCCCACCACTATTCTCACAGCTCTCCACAGATTGAAGCCGCAGTTGCGGAAATCTGCAAGACATTGAAGCATAACAACTGGCAATTTCTGTTGGAATCGTCGCATTTTCCACGAGACTTGAATCCAGACGTGGTCCATTCGGTGCTGCAAAGAAGCCATTTTTCGCTTAATCCGCGGCGCCTTCTCGATTTCTTCCATTGGTCGACTCATCATCTGGGTACTGCTCAGACTCTCCATTCCTATTCGATTCTTGCATTGATTTTGTGCACTTCTAACCTTTATGCACCTGCCATAACTCTGCTCTCCGAATTGGCTGAGGCCCAGGTCCCTGTGTCCGATATTATCGACTCAATTCTTAAACTTTGCAATGAATCTGAGAGGTTTCGATCGAGGGGGATTGTGTTtgaattgttgattgatgTTTATAGGAAAAAGGGCATGTGGAATGAATCTGGTGCTGTGTTTTTGGGGATAAAGGGCGGTGGTTTTAGTATCAGTTTATTGTGTTGTAATTCTCTGTTGAAGGATTTGTTGAGGTGTGGGAGAACGGAGTTGTTTTGGAAGGTTTATGGGGGAATGTTGGAAATGGGAATCAAGTTAGATGTTTACACTTATGTGAGTGTTATCACTGCTCATTGTAAGGTTGGGAATGCAAGAGAAGCTAAAAGGGTTCTAAAAGAGATGGAGGAGAATGGGTGTGATCCCAACGTGATTGCTTATAACATCGTTATCAAAGGGCTATGCAGAAGTGGTGCCATTGATGATGCTCTGCAGCTGAAGATGGCAATGGTTGAGAAGGGGTTGGCTCCTGATCAATATACTTTCTCAATATTTATTGACTGGTTTTGCCAGCATAAGAGAGCTTCTGAGGCAAAGTTAATTTTGCAAGAGATGTATGAGACAGGCATAAACCCTGACCATATTGCATATTCTGCAGTGATTAATGGGTTCATGAAAGAGGGTGCTGTGGATGAGGCCTTTCAAATCAAGGATGTAATGGTTTCGCGAGGAATTAAGTTGAATTTGCTAAATTATAATGCTATAATACATGGTCTTTGCAACAAAGGTAACATGGAGAGGGCAGAAAGTCTAGTATTTGAGATGATTAAATTAGGAATAAACCCTGAAATCCAGACATACAATTACCTGATTTATGGGCATAGCCGAGTGCGTAATATGGAGAAGGTCTCGGAAATTCTGGCTTGGATGAATGAAAGAAACTTGGCACCTTCAATATACACCTTTAATGCTATAATAGATGAATTGAGTCACACGGGAAATCTCGAACAAGCTCATCTGTTATTGCGCAATCTAACTGAAAGAGGTGTCACACCTAATATTGTTAGCTACACTACCATTATAAAAGGTTACATGAAAGAAGGTAAATATGAAGAGGGTATGAGGATATTAGATGATATGTGGGAGAAAGGAATGGTTCCTGATGTTTTTTGCTATAACTCTATTATTATTGGTCTTAGCAAATCCAAAAGGATGAGTGAGGCACAAACTTGTCTCATTGCAATGCAGAAGAAGGGAGTGATACCAAATGCCTATACATTTGGGGCTTTAATTTCAGGATATTTGGAGATTGGTGAGATGGAGATTGCAAAGAAGTACTTTGTGGAAATGCTTGATCAAG GTGACATAGAGAGAGCCAAGGAGCTATTTGCCGGACTGTCTGATAAAGGTTTGATACCAAACAAGGTTACATATGCTACAATGATTGACGGGTACTGCAAGTCTGCAGATTTGGATGAAGCATTTCGTTTGTTTAAAGAAATGCAACTCAAGGCTGTTCCAGCTGATGGGTTTGTTTACAATGCTCTTCTCAATGGATGTTGCAAAAATGGTGATACACAGAAGGCTTTGTCtctatttaatgaaatgaaagagAGAGGTATAGCATCCGTACTTACATTCAACACAATGGTTGATGGATATTGTAAGTCAGGAGTTTTGACCAAAGCATTTGAGTTGATCAAAGATATGATTGATAAGAAAATTATGCCTAATAATGTGACCTTCACAATCTTAATCAGTCATTGCAGCAAGATAGGTGAGATGGAAAAAGCAGAGAAGCTTCTTTCAGAGATGCAGAAGAGGAATATAGTGCCAACAAATCTAACATACACTTCCCTTTTACATGGTTACAGCAAAGTAGGGGACATATCCAAGATGTTAGCCATATTTGAGGACTTGGTGGCAAAGGGTGTTGAGCCTGATGAAGTTGTGTACAAACTGATGTTTGATGCATTCTATGAAGGTGGGAATTTGGATAAAGCATTAAAAGACTGGAATGAACTTTTGGGCAATGGTGTATTAAAAGGAAAGGTTAGTGAAATACTGATAGGAGCATGGTCTGGAGATGAAGATATTTCGACTGTACTAGCATTACTTGCTAAAATGAGTGAGCAAGGGTATAAGCCTAGTGTTACTACATGCAGTATCTTGACCTATGGTTTGCAAAGAGTAGGATACAAAGAAGAACTACATAACATTATTGATGCTATGGTGAGCTACGGTTGGGTTCCTCCATCAATGAGTTTAGTTGACTTGGTCAACCAATACCAACGAGAAGATATCCAAAGTGATCATCCCCTGCAAGGAGCACCTGGAGTTGCTTGTCAGATTTAA
- the LOC125188433 gene encoding pentatricopeptide repeat-containing protein At5g61990, mitochondrial isoform X2, which yields MYTLMSCHRQIIKKTGLLSLSFQSHHYSHSSPQIEAAVAEICKTLKHNNWQFLLESSHFPRDLNPDVVHSVLQRSHFSLNPRRLLDFFHWSTHHLGTAQTLHSYSILALILCTSNLYAPAITLLSELAEAQVPVSDIIDSILKLCNESERFRSRGIVFELLIDVYRKKGMWNESGAVFLGIKGGGFSISLLCCNSLLKDLLRCGRTELFWKVYGGMLEMGIKLDVYTYVSVITAHCKVGNAREAKRVLKEMEENGCDPNVIAYNIVIKGLCRSGAIDDALQLKMAMVEKGLAPDQYTFSIFIDWFCQHKRASEAKLILQEMYETGINPDHIAYSAVINGFMKEGAVDEAFQIKDVMVSRGIKLNLLNYNAIIHGLCNKGNMERAESLVFEMIKLGINPEIQTYNYLIYGHSRVRNMEKVSEILAWMNERNLAPSIYTFNAIIDELSHTGNLEQAHLLLRNLTERGVTPNIVSYTTIIKGYMKEGKYEEGMRILDDMWEKGMVPDVFCYNSIIIGLSKSKRMSEAQTCLIAMQKKGVIPNAYTFGALISGYLEIGEMEIAKKYFVEMLDQGIVPDLHNYTALIDGLCRNGDIVHAFSIFNIMLERRLLPDTHIYSVLIMGLSKNGKLVEAMRIFSSFCDKGSVPDIYVYTSLISGFCKQGDIERAKELFAGLSDKGLIPNKVTYATMIDGYCKSADLDEAFRLFKEMQLKAVPADGFVYNALLNGCCKNGDTQKALSLFNEMKERGIASVLTFNTMVDGYCKSGVLTKAFELIKDMIDKKIMPNNVTFTILISHCSKIGEMEKAEKLLSEMQKRNIVPTNLTYTSLLHGYSKVGDISKMLAIFEDLVAKGVEPDEVVYKLMFDAFYEGGNLDKALKDWNELLGNGVLKGKVSEILIGAWSGDEDISTVLALLAKMSEQGYKPSVTTCSILTYGLQRVGYKEELHNIIDAMVSYGWVPPSMSLVDLVNQYQREDIQSDHPLQGAPGVACQI from the exons ATGTATACACTCATGAGTTGTCACAGGCAAATTATCAAGAAAACTGGtctcctctccctctccttTCAATCCCACCACTATTCTCACAGCTCTCCACAGATTGAAGCCGCAGTTGCGGAAATCTGCAAGACATTGAAGCATAACAACTGGCAATTTCTGTTGGAATCGTCGCATTTTCCACGAGACTTGAATCCAGACGTGGTCCATTCGGTGCTGCAAAGAAGCCATTTTTCGCTTAATCCGCGGCGCCTTCTCGATTTCTTCCATTGGTCGACTCATCATCTGGGTACTGCTCAGACTCTCCATTCCTATTCGATTCTTGCATTGATTTTGTGCACTTCTAACCTTTATGCACCTGCCATAACTCTGCTCTCCGAATTGGCTGAGGCCCAGGTCCCTGTGTCCGATATTATCGACTCAATTCTTAAACTTTGCAATGAATCTGAGAGGTTTCGATCGAGGGGGATTGTGTTtgaattgttgattgatgTTTATAGGAAAAAGGGCATGTGGAATGAATCTGGTGCTGTGTTTTTGGGGATAAAGGGCGGTGGTTTTAGTATCAGTTTATTGTGTTGTAATTCTCTGTTGAAGGATTTGTTGAGGTGTGGGAGAACGGAGTTGTTTTGGAAGGTTTATGGGGGAATGTTGGAAATGGGAATCAAGTTAGATGTTTACACTTATGTGAGTGTTATCACTGCTCATTGTAAGGTTGGGAATGCAAGAGAAGCTAAAAGGGTTCTAAAAGAGATGGAGGAGAATGGGTGTGATCCCAACGTGATTGCTTATAACATCGTTATCAAAGGGCTATGCAGAAGTGGTGCCATTGATGATGCTCTGCAGCTGAAGATGGCAATGGTTGAGAAGGGGTTGGCTCCTGATCAATATACTTTCTCAATATTTATTGACTGGTTTTGCCAGCATAAGAGAGCTTCTGAGGCAAAGTTAATTTTGCAAGAGATGTATGAGACAGGCATAAACCCTGACCATATTGCATATTCTGCAGTGATTAATGGGTTCATGAAAGAGGGTGCTGTGGATGAGGCCTTTCAAATCAAGGATGTAATGGTTTCGCGAGGAATTAAGTTGAATTTGCTAAATTATAATGCTATAATACATGGTCTTTGCAACAAAGGTAACATGGAGAGGGCAGAAAGTCTAGTATTTGAGATGATTAAATTAGGAATAAACCCTGAAATCCAGACATACAATTACCTGATTTATGGGCATAGCCGAGTGCGTAATATGGAGAAGGTCTCGGAAATTCTGGCTTGGATGAATGAAAGAAACTTGGCACCTTCAATATACACCTTTAATGCTATAATAGATGAATTGAGTCACACGGGAAATCTCGAACAAGCTCATCTGTTATTGCGCAATCTAACTGAAAGAGGTGTCACACCTAATATTGTTAGCTACACTACCATTATAAAAGGTTACATGAAAGAAGGTAAATATGAAGAGGGTATGAGGATATTAGATGATATGTGGGAGAAAGGAATGGTTCCTGATGTTTTTTGCTATAACTCTATTATTATTGGTCTTAGCAAATCCAAAAGGATGAGTGAGGCACAAACTTGTCTCATTGCAATGCAGAAGAAGGGAGTGATACCAAATGCCTATACATTTGGGGCTTTAATTTCAGGATATTTGGAGATTGGTGAGATGGAGATTGCAAAGAAGTACTTTGTGGAAATGCTTGATCAAGGTATCGTTCCTGATCTTCATAATTATACAGCTTTGATTGATGGGCTTTGCAGAAATGGGGACATAGTGCATGCTTTTTCCATATTCAATATTATGCTAGAACGACGTCTACTTCCAGATACACACATTTACAGTGTGCTTATAATGGGCCTTTCAAAGAATGGGAAACTGGTAGAAGCAATGAGAATCTTCTCCAGCTTCTGTGATAAGGGGTCTGTCCCTGATATATATGTTTACACTTCGCTCATTTCTGGTTTTTGTAAGCAAG GTGACATAGAGAGAGCCAAGGAGCTATTTGCCGGACTGTCTGATAAAGGTTTGATACCAAACAAGGTTACATATGCTACAATGATTGACGGGTACTGCAAGTCTGCAGATTTGGATGAAGCATTTCGTTTGTTTAAAGAAATGCAACTCAAGGCTGTTCCAGCTGATGGGTTTGTTTACAATGCTCTTCTCAATGGATGTTGCAAAAATGGTGATACACAGAAGGCTTTGTCtctatttaatgaaatgaaagagAGAGGTATAGCATCCGTACTTACATTCAACACAATGGTTGATGGATATTGTAAGTCAGGAGTTTTGACCAAAGCATTTGAGTTGATCAAAGATATGATTGATAAGAAAATTATGCCTAATAATGTGACCTTCACAATCTTAATCAGTCATTGCAGCAAGATAGGTGAGATGGAAAAAGCAGAGAAGCTTCTTTCAGAGATGCAGAAGAGGAATATAGTGCCAACAAATCTAACATACACTTCCCTTTTACATGGTTACAGCAAAGTAGGGGACATATCCAAGATGTTAGCCATATTTGAGGACTTGGTGGCAAAGGGTGTTGAGCCTGATGAAGTTGTGTACAAACTGATGTTTGATGCATTCTATGAAGGTGGGAATTTGGATAAAGCATTAAAAGACTGGAATGAACTTTTGGGCAATGGTGTATTAAAAGGAAAGGTTAGTGAAATACTGATAGGAGCATGGTCTGGAGATGAAGATATTTCGACTGTACTAGCATTACTTGCTAAAATGAGTGAGCAAGGGTATAAGCCTAGTGTTACTACATGCAGTATCTTGACCTATGGTTTGCAAAGAGTAGGATACAAAGAAGAACTACATAACATTATTGATGCTATGGTGAGCTACGGTTGGGTTCCTCCATCAATGAGTTTAGTTGACTTGGTCAACCAATACCAACGAGAAGATATCCAAAGTGATCATCCCCTGCAAGGAGCACCTGGAGTTGCTTGTCAGATTTAA